The following nucleotide sequence is from Desulfonatronum sp. SC1.
GCCTGGTCTCGGACTTGACGGGGTCGATCCTCCGCTGCGGCGTATGGCATGGCTTTTTCAGCCGCGGCCAGCAGGCGTTGGCTGTACTCGTAGGCTTCCTGGTTCTCCGATGCGTCACGCAGGAGGATTGGCTGGACATCCGGTGAAAAATAAGTGTGCAGCAAGGTTGCCCGGAGTTGTTCACGGCACTGGTTGTCGGTGATGCATTGGAAGAGTTTCTGGGTGATCTTTGCGCCGAGGATCACACTGCGTAGCCGAGTCATGGACGTGACCGGCCGCTGTTGGAGATCGGACTCCATGCCCGGCCTGAGTACAAGCTCCCAGAACCCTTCGCTGTGCATATGGTAGAAAGGATAGGCCATGTTGCCCGCTGTTCCTGCTGGCATGATCAGACTCCAGTAGCGGGTAAAGCGTTCTGCCAGGTCAAAAGACGGTTCGATAGAAAGGCTGGGCAATGTCACCTTGTGCGGCCAGGTCCAGGAGGGACAGGAGCAGGAACGGCTTGTGGGGGGCGCGGTGGTTCGTGCCGGCTGTCCAGCGGTTGCGGTTCTTGTCCGTGCGCAGGCTGGTCAGGTATTTGAGCAGGTTGTTCGGGTTTGAAGCCACTTGGGTAACGTCTTTCAGCTTTGATATTTTGGCAATTACAATAAAAGTTCAAGCAGATATTTTGATCTAAGGTTCTACCTTACTCGATAGCTTCAATAGATAGAAAAACCGTTTCACTTCTCCCATTCCCGGTACGCCCTCGGCTTCACATCCCGGCATTTCTGCTCCACCTGGTAGGCGATGCGCTGGATCATGCTTGCGTCCAGTACGACGGGCAGCTTGCAAAAGAGACCGTGTGTTCCTTTGCCGTTGATGATGAAGATGTCAGGCTTAGCGGTGCGTTCGACGTACCAGCCGGGTATGGCCAGGACCGGCTGAGCCAGGACCGGTTCGCCAACAGCCTTGCTCAGTTCGCCGGATAGCTATGCTGCCTGGCGCTTGGCCTGCTGGATTGGTTCGCTCTCGATCCAGCAGGGAAATTTGAGTTGTTTGCCGTCATAAAACACTTTGGCGTCAGCCTTCCCGTCTCCTGTTGTGGGCTTGGATCTGGCTTTGGTCTCCACGGCAAAGACTCCGGCGGGACCGACAAGCACGTGATCGATATTGAATTTGCCAGCGGGATAATCGTGAAAGACATTATAACCGTTGGCTAAAAGCTGGTTCAGTTCCTGGCCCACGGCCATCTCGCCTTCGAAACCAAGCCGGGCATTGCGTCGTTGATTGATATGGAAATTCATCCTGTACAACCCGAATCCGTAGAACAGGGCAAACGGAAGGTAGAAAATGAGATTGTCCTGGAAAAATCGATCCGGATGGTGGATATGCACGAAGAGGATTGAATAGAGAAAAATCGGTAAAAATAAAAGAACGAACAGCCATTGCGTTACATCAATATTTATCAGTTCGATGCGTTTGAATTCGGAAAAACCTGGTCCGCGCAAAAAATCCTTGGTAAATGGTGACCGTTTCCACCTTATCTCCGTAAGTTTTCGGTGGGCAATCAAAAATCCGAGAAGAACAGCAAACGAGACGAAGAGGATCAAGATGGGAGTGAATTGATAGGCAAGTGTGAACATGATCGACCAGTGCTTGGGAAATGTCCAAGAAATTGGAATGCCATACGTCTGAAGTGCAGGCAAAGGCAAACGTTGAGGGTCAGAATATGCGGTTCGTGCCCGGCCTTGCGGATGATCTCCGGAATCGGGTCTCGAAACAGCTTGCCGTAGTAGACTGGCGGGTTGGAATCAGCCATTGCTCGCCTGCTTTACCGCCCGCAACACATACCAGCCATATCTCCCCCGTACCCAATACCGACGCATTGATAAACGCATCCACCACCGCAAGCCCCATATCTGCGCCCCCCCGCGCAAATCCTCATCCCGCCAGAGCACGAACACCCGGCCGTCCTCGGCCCTGCTCGTTCCCTCCCCCTGCTTCATGGTCAGCAAAACATGTCCGCCGGGTTTGAGGGGGGTGCTGTGTAGAGTGTGTTGAGCATTTGCGATGGTTGTTAAGGCATGCAGCAAGGTAACGCTGACTTACCGCGCTTCCGGCCCAGACACCTGGGCATCCGTCGCGTTCAACATTTGGGCCGGCAGGTCAACGGGCTCGCTGCGCAGGATTTTCCGAACCATGGCCGCATCCAGCCCGGCACACCCCGTCTACAGTCCGAAGCGTTCATGCATCCTGTCGTGGCACTGCCGCAAAAAGGCGAGCATTTCCGATGGGTCACCGGTGTCGAAATAGCGGATCATGCCCACGTTGTATTCATGCAAGCGCTTGGCCGGGATGGACAGAGGGGGACGGGCCTTGCTCAGCAGCAGCCCGTTCATCATCAAAAGGCCGGTCCGTTTGTTGCCGTCAAAAAAGAACTGGTTGCGGGCGAACAACAGGTGCAGGACATAGGCCTGATCGCGCAGGTCTGTGTATTGATCCAGGCTCTGAATCATGGTCTGAAAATAGTCGTCCAGGCTTTCCGGGTCCGGCGGTTGATAGTCCGTTCCGGAAATGCCGACGCGACCGGAGCGGAATTGCCCGACCTCCAGGGCTTCATCCTTGGCGATAATTGACTGCAACACGCAGGCAACCGGCTTGCTGACCTGAAAGGCGTCCTCCTCCACCAGGGAAATCAGTCTTTTCCAGCCCAGGGCCTGCTGCTTCAGCTTTTCCTCGTCTGCCACCTTGTGCCCGCCCACTGTTATGCCCTGCAGGTAGGTTTGGACCTCCGGCATGGTAAAGGGCATGCCCTCGAGGGCTTGCACGTCGTAGACCAGCTCGGCGAACAGTTTTTTCGCAATGAATATGGCGCGTTGGATGTCTTTGTGCATGACAAGATATGTCCTGGCCTACAGCCTCTGAAACAGGGTCCTTCAAAACAAATTTGTTCTCGACTCTCCTTCCTGAAATCTCAATTTTGCCGACATGTCGAGAGAGCATGGTCAGGCCAGTGTTGACCGTTGCTGCGATCATCCGACGGGCTTCTTCGATCATCAGGCGCAGATCGTTCAACAGGCCGGGCTGGGGCTGGCTGTTGATTTGGCGTTTCAGGGCGCGATTACTCCAGCTCTGATCAGCCGCTTCGCTCATGTACCTCCTTCCGCCTCATGTTCGTTCCGTCTGACCTAAATCCCGACCGAACATGTTTGTCAACCATCCCGGTCTATTCCGGCGGTGACTCACGGCATGTACCGCAAAAGAGCGAGCCCGCCTACAGCCCAGCAACCAGTGCCTTGCGCCCCTTATTTTCCGGTTGCAGACCGATTTCCTGGAACACCTTGGGCGGCACGAGCATCGGAGTCACGTCCCGGATCTCATCAATCAGGTTCAGGCACCAGGCTTCAAGTAAATCAATGGGCTCGTCCTTGAGAAAAATGTTTTTCAAATACCCCTGCACCCGTTCGCGGAGCGTTATTTTTCCCTTGGCGGTCAGCAGCTTGCCCAAGGATTTCAAACGGACCTGGGCCTCGGGAAAATAGAAATGGGTTCTGTCGTTTTTCCGGGCCAGAAAGGATTTGGCCCAGTCCAGACGGACCATGGCCAACCCGTGCCAGTCAGCGGCTTCAAGATCGTCAAGCGGGCCAACGATGTGCGTCAGTAATTGATCAATCATTCGCTCGTCTTCACGGTTCATCTTTTGCGCCATGTCGGTGGCCTTTTCCGCTGTGAGCACTGAATTGGTCTGAAAGATTCGTGCGAAATGATAGAGCACCGTGGTGCTCCGTTCCACGCTGCGCTCCCCCTGATCCCCCAGGGCCAGGATTGCCGCGGCCGCGCTGGAGGCTGAAATCGAAGCCCGGGTCGCGATGCGCCGCCCCTGGGCTCGCCAGAAGTCAAACTGCCCCATAAGGTAATGCAGTGCGCGGATTTCCCCACCTGGCGACTCAATATCAATGGTGATCTGGTTGTATTGATAATATCCAAAGGCCAGGTTGATGGTTTCGATCAGCGACTTCATGCTATAGGCATCCACTTGTCCACTGTAGATGATCCGGCAGTCGTGGGGCGTGAACAACGGAACCAGCCCCTGGCTGGATGCGGTGTTCTGAGAAAAACATGTCACGTCGTGAAGAGAAACAGGCGGGAATGGGTACATCAGGCGTTCCTTTTTTTGATGTGCCGAGCGCGCTTCGTCGCCCGGCAGGGTTGCACAGAGAATGCAAGGCGCGTTGCCTGTTACACGAATAACGGGAGCTGACGACGGCCCCATTCGCCATTGGACAGTAGATAGTAGGCCTCCCCAGGGTGCAAGGTGGAAGGCGGACGGACCCGGGTGACCGACTTGTCGCCGATGGGCGGCTCAGGGAAAAGGGCGTGCATGGTCTTCGCTGTGTCCACGTCCGTGTTGCGGAAATAGATCTTGTTGGCTGTGTTGTTCAGCATCACGTCAATGGCCGCATCCGCTCCGGGTATCCCATGCAGGGCATATTTGATGGAGGCCAGGGACTGGGTCGCCAGAATACAGGAAACGCGATGCGCCCTGCACCGGTCCAGAAAGGACTGTTCTCCGGAATCCGGGTCCGCGGTGACGAAACGCTGAAACTCGTCGCAGATATAGGCCACGGGCCTCTGTTTGTTGGAACGGCACTGGACCAGTTGGAAAAATTTGTTCTTCACTGACCGGCCCAGAACGTCCGCGGTCTGGGTGGCCACGGGGCCTAAGGAAACCACCAGCACCTTGCCCTCTTCCACCACCGTACGCACGGAAAGCATGTCCGGCCCACCAAAGGCAAACGGAGAAAACTCCACAAGCCGGGTCAGCTCCTTGTTGGACACTTCCGCCAGAAACGGCGTGGCCGTGGCCGCCACATGATTGAACTGCTGGATAAGATCATCGGTGGCGGTGTAGCTGGCAAAGGTATGCAGCATGCTGAAGGGAATCTCCGCCATCTTGAGCAACCCCTCCACAGCCACCTGAACCTCTTTCAGTTTTTTCGTCGTCAGCCGCGCATGATCGACGATGGCCTTGATCTTTCCGAAAAAGGGGCCATGGATGATCCCCTGTTTCTCATGCCGCAAAATGGTGGTTTTTTTGATGATGTCGTTCATCAGGCTTTGGCCTTTCATGGCCTTGCGGTAGGCCTGCTCGGCCTGAAGCAGTTCCAGAATGAAACTTTTGGCCAGTTCCACCCAGATGGTGTTGTCACCTGCCCGGGCATCGGAATAAAGTAGCTTGAGCTTGAACAGCTTGTTCAAGCGGTCGGTCAGGGGCAGATTGCTTTGGCCCTCGAAAAAATACAGGCGGCTCAGCTCCGAAAGCGTCACAAGTCGGTGCTCCTCCCCCCTTTGATGTAATTTTCCGACAACGTGTTCCAGCAGTTCATCCTTCGGATCGATGACCAACATCGCGGTTTGCAGACTAGCCATGTGCCACCTCCTCTCGTGCGTCGGTCGTGGTTTCCAGGTCGTACTCCAACAGGCTGCACAACAGAGGCAGGATCACGCTTTTGGTTTTTCCGGCCCCGGTCTCCCCCATAACCATCCAGTGCCGGCTCATCATTTTGGGCGAAATCGACGTCATGCCCAACCATTCTCCAGGCAGGACGAAATCCGGCTCGTTGGCCCATTCCAGAGGAGGGCTGGGGACCATGGGCACGTCGGCATATCGCGTATCCATGTATTTCTCAGCCTCCGCCAACGGCTCCCAATCCTCTACCATTGTCGGCTCGTCTTGGTTTTCAAGGCCATTCGTCTCAGCCTGCCCCCGCTCCCTTTCCAGGTACCTGCGTGCGCTTGCACGGTCATATTCCATAATCTCCTCCGACTGGCCATATTTAGAGGTATATAATATACCTAATTAAAACTTTTGCCATACCACCACACCGCCATGCACCTGGCGGAACAACGACCCAAAAGAAAGAAAAGCAACTTACAGAAAAAGGTTAACGAGACGAACTACCCGGACGGGAATGGATAGACATCCTCCAGCCATTCCAGTCCCTCGTCCAGATACGTCGCCGGGTCGATGCCCCCCGGCGTCCCCAGCCCTAAAACCTTGATGCCTCCTTCAATCCATCCTTCGTAGTGCTCATGGTGATGGCCATGGAGCACCAGCCGCACACCCATGTACCGGGCCAGATCGCCGAGCATCTGGAAGCCATTGGGATGACATTCCGGTGCCTCGTGCAGAATCAGGACGTCCGCCTCCATCTCGGCCATGGCCTCCAAGTCTTCCTTGAAGATAGCGGTGACGTGTTCCATGCCAAGCCTGCGTTTTTGAAGCCATGCCTCGCGAGTGGGGATGCATACGCTCAAATCCTCCATATCCTCAATCCGGTCCACGCCCGAAGCGTTCAAAATTTTGCCGTTGAACACGCCGTTCAGCCCGGCCACCCGCAGATCGCCGATCCGGACCACCTTGCGGTGCAGGCAGCGCTCGCTCATGGATTCCAGCCTGGCGAGCTGCTCCGGTTTTTCCGCGTCATGGTTGCCCAGAATGTACCAGGTTTTGTCCGCCAACGGCCCGAGGATCGTCCGCAGGTCATCCGGCGGCTCCAGGTCGCCCGCAATAATGATCCTTTTGGCTCTTGGACCGTGGGCGAGAATCTGAGAATAATCCCCATGCGGATCGGCAACGAGCAATGTGCGCACTCCACCTCCTTTTTTTACCATTCGAGTATATAATATACCTAAAACAGGCCTTATTGTCAAGCCCTTTCGGGAAACCGTTCTAATTGCCCAGAAAGAGGGGAAATGAATGTAACGATTCCGGTATAATCAGGGCGCGGCTAAGTCTATGCACTGGTTTCAAGCATGCCGCCCGGAGGTGTTGCGCGAATACAAAAGATGACTACGAAAAAAAGTCAAACCAAGGTCGAATGAATAGTATTGCTTTTTTCAGGTATACCATGTTGCGCTTGTTTTGTCAATAGGGTACGGTAAAATTTGATTGTCAAGGAGCAGTCCAGCTTCTTGAATCTGGCCCCTGAACTCATTGAAAGTGGCAGCGAGAACGAGGCGAGAGAGGGTATCGAGATGGCCCAGTTAGGCGATTCGAGCGTGTTGGGAGATCTGGTGAAAATTCGCACCGGGATCCAATCCGGCGGCAGTGCGAAAAAACGCCGGGACACCGCCAAGGAGTGCGATGCCCGAGTGATTAAGGTCAGGGACGTGACCTCGGAGCACACCATAGACTATGAGCGGCTGACCACGATCAGCACGGACGCCGATCTCGCGGAAAAACATTGGTTGAAGAGCGGCCAGGTGCTTTTTTTCGGGCGGATGGGGCAACGCTACACGGTGCTCATTGAAGGGGACGTGCCCCAGGGCGTCCTGGTGGACAAATTTTTTTTCGTCATCACCATCAGGAACAGGGAACAAGTGCGCCCCGACTACCTGGCCTGGTTCCTCAACTCAGGACCGGCTCAAAAGTTTTTCAAGGCTAATGAGTCCGGCTCCCCACATGGGTTCATTTCCAAGGCGACGCTGGATAAATTGCCCATCGACCTGCCAGGCCTGGACATCCAGGAGCGCATCGGCGCGGTATGGTCGCGCTGGAAAAGAAAAAAGCAAGCCGTGCTGGAGGCATTGGACAGTGAAGGCCAGCTGATTGCAGCCAAATTGGATCAGGCTGCGTGGAGCGGAATCCATGAGCAATGACTTTGACGTGCTGTACCGCATCGAAAAGCTGGCCCAACGCGACCTGGGCTGGGACAAAGGGGTGCTGACGCCGTTTCTGGCCCTTTGGCGGATCATGTCGCAAGACCTGGGCGAAGGCCAGGGGGAGTACGGCTTTGACGCCTACCCGCGGCGGGGAAATCTGGCTCAGGTGCTCGGGAACTTTGAGCAGAACCATGCCCATCGCCTGCGAAACGTCTTCTCCGACTTCCTTGCGTTGCACCGGCGGACGCGCGACATCAGACTCAACGAAAGCTGGGGCACCATTCACGCTGAACTGCGGGACAACACGCGCAAAGACGTGTTTCGCGGTTACCGGGCGGCAGGGGACTACGCCGAAACCCTCAGCCGGATTCTGCCCATCACGCCTTATCCGCTCTGCGAAATGATCGCGGAGATGCTTGAACCCGGGCCGAGGGCGCGGGTGCTGGATCTGGGCTGCGGCAGCGGAATGGGGCTGCTGGCCTTCCTGGAGCGACGTCCCGAACTCCAAGATCCCGTGGGCTGGGAGATCAGCCCGGAACTGGCGAACCTGGCCGCGTGCAACCTGCTCCTGTTCGGCCATGCGCAAGCCGACATCAAGGTCACGGATGTACTTGCCACGCCCTTGACGGAGGCTTTGCCCAATACCGCGAAATTCGATCACGTCATCTGCCACCCGCCGACCGGATACAAAACCTTTCGCAAGGCCGACGTCCGCAAGTACTTGCGGGGCACGTTCGCCGAAACACTCATTGAGCGCGGCTACCAGGAACTGCTTTTCGCGGCCTGCGCCGTTCATCACATGCACCCGACAACCGGCAAGGCCGCCCTGTTCCTGCCCGCCGGCTTTCTCGTCAGCCAGGCCGGACTCAATTTGCGCCGACATGTTGTTGACTCCAATATCCTGGATGCCGTGATGCTCTTGCCAAGTTCCATGACGCCCATGCTTGCCTCCAGGCAGGCCCTCGTCATCCTGAACAGGCAGCGGACGCATGAGGCCGTGTTGCTTTTCGATCCCGGCGAAGAGGATGTACCGGCCAAACAGATGATCCAGGATTATCGCAGGCTCGCATCCGGACATGTTTCCAGTCAGTCCAGACTGGTCGGACTAGAAGACGTCAAATCCCGGAACTACAACCTCAACCCCCTGGCCTACGCGGATCAGGGGCAATCCGCCCATGACAAAAAGAACAACCTGGACGAACTTGAACGGGCATATCTGACCAGAAAAGAAGCGGCCGAGCGTGCCGAAAAGGCCTTGCAAGAAGCCTTGGAAAAGCTTGCCCCGTCGGGGCTCTGAAAAAAAATGGACGGGAAAAGGGGCGGTGGTTCAAAGTAGGGGCGATTCGCGAACCGCCCCTACCCGGAAAAACAAGGACATTTTTTCTCGCCCTACGGATTTCTTCTCCAGAATCCGACGTGGAGCGGTATCCCGGCCAACCGTTGGTTTCCGACCCGTGAAACAAAACAACCGGGCTGGATCGTCAGTGAGACGACCCTGCCCGGTTACATTTTTAGACTCTGGTTGAACCAAGGTTAGCTGGGGCGCACCGCCACCACCGGGCAAGGGGCTTGGCGAAGCACCTTTTCGGCCACAGAGCCGAACAACAGACGATCCATGCCCTTGCGTCCGTGGGTGCCCATCACGATCATGTCAGCCTGCTCTTCCTTGGCGCAATTCAGGATTTCCTCGGAAAAGTCGCCGCAGGTCACTTTGGCTCGATGGTTCATGTCGCTGAAATGGCGCTCCATGAATTCCGCCAGGGTCTTTTCCCCTTCCGAAACCATGGTCGTGCAGAATGTTTCCATGGAGTTCATCGGGATACCGAAGTCGGCGTAAATGGTTCCGGACGGGACCACATGGATGCAGACGACTTCCGCACCCAATGGCTTGGCCAGAGATTTCGCGCAGTCCGCCACCTTTTCGCTGACGGATGAGAAATCCACCGCGCACAAAATCCTCTTGATGCTCGACATGAGACACCTCCTCTGTTGTAGGTTGCACATCCTCCTCGACGCGGATGCGCCCTTCCCCGCACTGATTCAGGCGAACGCGGGGCCGATTTACTGAACCGCGGACAAAAAGCATGCGGCTCAGTACCCTTTGTCTTTTCCGGACATCTTCATTATGACCCTCCGCACAAGGAAAAGCAAGACTCAAAGAACTTTCAGGAGAGCGTTCCCGCTTCCTCCCCCAACCACATCATTCCGCACGGCATGGAGAACCGCTCATGGACAATCCCTTCGTCCTCGTCGAAACCAACTTGGGCGATCTGCTCATTGAACTGTATCCGGACAAGGCCCCGCGAACCGTGGCCAACTTCCTGCAACACGTCGACGACAAGCATTACGACGGGACCATCTTTCACCGGGTGGCGCGAGGATTCGTCATCCAGGGCGGCGGGTACGACAGAGGGCTGAACAAGAAACCCACCCTGCCTCCCATCCCCAACGAGGCCAAGGGCGGTCTTTCCAACGTCAAGGACAGCGTTGCCATGGCCCGAGCGCCGGAGAAGGATTCCGCCATGGATGAATTCTTCATCAATGCCGCGGATAACGGGCCGGACCTGGACCACCAGGACGACTCCGACGAAGGCTTCGGCTACGCGGTCTTCGGCCAGGTGGTGGAAGGCTCGGACGTGGTCAAGAAGATCAACTGGAAGGTGGTCAAAGCCACGGAAGACTTCCCGGAGCTGCCCAGGGACGAAGTATATATTATTTCCGCCCGGCGCTTCGAATGAGCGAGGCGCGACGAGAAGAG
It contains:
- a CDS encoding metallophosphoesterase; this translates as MRTLLVADPHGDYSQILAHGPRAKRIIIAGDLEPPDDLRTILGPLADKTWYILGNHDAEKPEQLARLESMSERCLHRKVVRIGDLRVAGLNGVFNGKILNASGVDRIEDMEDLSVCIPTREAWLQKRRLGMEHVTAIFKEDLEAMAEMEADVLILHEAPECHPNGFQMLGDLARYMGVRLVLHGHHHEHYEGWIEGGIKVLGLGTPGGIDPATYLDEGLEWLEDVYPFPSG
- a CDS encoding class I SAM-dependent DNA methyltransferase → MSNDFDVLYRIEKLAQRDLGWDKGVLTPFLALWRIMSQDLGEGQGEYGFDAYPRRGNLAQVLGNFEQNHAHRLRNVFSDFLALHRRTRDIRLNESWGTIHAELRDNTRKDVFRGYRAAGDYAETLSRILPITPYPLCEMIAEMLEPGPRARVLDLGCGSGMGLLAFLERRPELQDPVGWEISPELANLAACNLLLFGHAQADIKVTDVLATPLTEALPNTAKFDHVICHPPTGYKTFRKADVRKYLRGTFAETLIERGYQELLFAACAVHHMHPTTGKAALFLPAGFLVSQAGLNLRRHVVDSNILDAVMLLPSSMTPMLASRQALVILNRQRTHEAVLLFDPGEEDVPAKQMIQDYRRLASGHVSSQSRLVGLEDVKSRNYNLNPLAYADQGQSAHDKKNNLDELERAYLTRKEAAERAEKALQEALEKLAPSGL
- a CDS encoding TraM recognition domain-containing protein; the protein is MASLQTAMLVIDPKDELLEHVVGKLHQRGEEHRLVTLSELSRLYFFEGQSNLPLTDRLNKLFKLKLLYSDARAGDNTIWVELAKSFILELLQAEQAYRKAMKGQSLMNDIIKKTTILRHEKQGIIHGPFFGKIKAIVDHARLTTKKLKEVQVAVEGLLKMAEIPFSMLHTFASYTATDDLIQQFNHVAATATPFLAEVSNKELTRLVEFSPFAFGGPDMLSVRTVVEEGKVLVVSLGPVATQTADVLGRSVKNKFFQLVQCRSNKQRPVAYICDEFQRFVTADPDSGEQSFLDRCRAHRVSCILATQSLASIKYALHGIPGADAAIDVMLNNTANKIYFRNTDVDTAKTMHALFPEPPIGDKSVTRVRPPSTLHPGEAYYLLSNGEWGRRQLPLFV
- a CDS encoding nuclease-related domain-containing protein, whose protein sequence is MFTLAYQFTPILILFVSFAVLLGFLIAHRKLTEIRWKRSPFTKDFLRGPGFSEFKRIELINIDVTQWLFVLLFLPIFLYSILFVHIHHPDRFFQDNLIFYLPFALFYGFGLYRMNFHINQRRNARLGFEGEMAVGQELNQLLANGYNVFHDYPAGKFNIDHVLVGPAGVFAVETKARSKPTTGDGKADAKVFYDGKQLKFPCWIESEPIQQAKRQAA
- a CDS encoding universal stress protein produces the protein MSSIKRILCAVDFSSVSEKVADCAKSLAKPLGAEVVCIHVVPSGTIYADFGIPMNSMETFCTTMVSEGEKTLAEFMERHFSDMNHRAKVTCGDFSEEILNCAKEEQADMIVMGTHGRKGMDRLLFGSVAEKVLRQAPCPVVAVRPS
- a CDS encoding restriction endonuclease subunit S, with translation MNLAPELIESGSENEAREGIEMAQLGDSSVLGDLVKIRTGIQSGGSAKKRRDTAKECDARVIKVRDVTSEHTIDYERLTTISTDADLAEKHWLKSGQVLFFGRMGQRYTVLIEGDVPQGVLVDKFFFVITIRNREQVRPDYLAWFLNSGPAQKFFKANESGSPHGFISKATLDKLPIDLPGLDIQERIGAVWSRWKRKKQAVLEALDSEGQLIAAKLDQAAWSGIHEQ
- a CDS encoding peptidylprolyl isomerase, with translation MDNPFVLVETNLGDLLIELYPDKAPRTVANFLQHVDDKHYDGTIFHRVARGFVIQGGGYDRGLNKKPTLPPIPNEAKGGLSNVKDSVAMARAPEKDSAMDEFFINAADNGPDLDHQDDSDEGFGYAVFGQVVEGSDVVKKINWKVVKATEDFPELPRDEVYIISARRFE
- a CDS encoding Fic family protein produces the protein MHKDIQRAIFIAKKLFAELVYDVQALEGMPFTMPEVQTYLQGITVGGHKVADEEKLKQQALGWKRLISLVEEDAFQVSKPVACVLQSIIAKDEALEVGQFRSGRVGISGTDYQPPDPESLDDYFQTMIQSLDQYTDLRDQAYVLHLLFARNQFFFDGNKRTGLLMMNGLLLSKARPPLSIPAKRLHEYNVGMIRYFDTGDPSEMLAFLRQCHDRMHERFGL
- a CDS encoding HNH endonuclease, which encodes MPAGTAGNMAYPFYHMHSEGFWELVLRPGMESDLQQRPVTSMTRLRSVILGAKITQKLFQCITDNQCREQLRATLLHTYFSPDVQPILLRDASENQEAYEYSQRLLAAAEKAMPYAAAEDRPRQVRDQAFRKAVMSLYMHRCALCGIRMLTPDGHTIVEAAHIRPWSESKDDRPVNGMALCRLCHWSFDEGFMSVSKDYEVLVSPMARAEQNNPGVIMTLEHRPIFKPEEDHFIPDQACLSWHRRVVFKT
- a CDS encoding ATP-dependent Clp protease proteolytic subunit is translated as MYPFPPVSLHDVTCFSQNTASSQGLVPLFTPHDCRIIYSGQVDAYSMKSLIETINLAFGYYQYNQITIDIESPGGEIRALHYLMGQFDFWRAQGRRIATRASISASSAAAAILALGDQGERSVERSTTVLYHFARIFQTNSVLTAEKATDMAQKMNREDERMIDQLLTHIVGPLDDLEAADWHGLAMVRLDWAKSFLARKNDRTHFYFPEAQVRLKSLGKLLTAKGKITLRERVQGYLKNIFLKDEPIDLLEAWCLNLIDEIRDVTPMLVPPKVFQEIGLQPENKGRKALVAGL